From Candidatus Korarchaeota archaeon NZ13-K, a single genomic window includes:
- a CDS encoding energy-coupling factor transporter transmembrane protein EcfT has protein sequence MTFKYVEKDTLMHRLHPVTKASLLLAALLLALLFTYDYSVIPLLIVLAFELVLWRAARIEFWRVALVIKVLMGIFLFFIVVQGFLYRGGVTPLFAVGHFKLWEKDIGEFTLEGLLYGLFISVKILVVVIAAIIFVMTTSITKMSALAHSLRLPYSFSFTLLAGLRFAPLIFKSFSDIKDAQKLRAFDIDRMNMIVRAFRAYVPILTPLILNMLRRGMELQISIESRGYGATKNPTQLEELSMRASDYLMLIIILAVFSLSLYLNYTIAPGAYSSFLELLRGMLGRG, from the coding sequence ATGACCTTCAAGTACGTTGAGAAGGACACCCTGATGCACAGGCTCCATCCCGTGACTAAGGCCTCACTGCTGCTGGCCGCCCTCCTGTTGGCGCTCCTTTTCACCTACGATTACTCAGTGATACCCCTCCTCATCGTCCTAGCCTTCGAGCTGGTCCTCTGGAGGGCGGCCCGGATAGAGTTCTGGAGGGTGGCCCTAGTGATAAAGGTGCTCATGGGCATATTCCTCTTCTTCATAGTGGTGCAGGGGTTCCTCTACAGGGGAGGGGTGACCCCCCTGTTCGCCGTGGGGCACTTCAAGCTTTGGGAGAAGGATATAGGGGAGTTCACGCTGGAAGGGTTGCTTTACGGCCTCTTCATATCCGTGAAGATACTGGTGGTCGTCATAGCCGCTATAATATTCGTGATGACGACATCGATAACCAAGATGTCGGCGCTGGCCCACAGCCTGAGACTCCCCTACAGCTTCTCCTTCACGCTCCTCGCCGGCCTGAGGTTCGCTCCCCTCATATTCAAGTCCTTCTCCGACATAAAGGACGCTCAGAAGCTGAGGGCCTTCGATATAGACAGGATGAACATGATAGTGAGGGCCTTCAGGGCTTACGTGCCCATCCTCACCCCCCTCATACTCAACATGCTCAGGAGGGGGATGGAGCTACAGATATCGATAGAGTCGAGGGGATACGGGGCCACGAAGAACCCAACACAGCTAGAGGAACTCTCCATGAGAGCTAGTGACTACCTCATGCTCATCATAATCTTGGCAGTGTTCTCGCTCTCGCTCTACTTGAACTACACGATCGCACCTGGCGCCTACTCGAGCTTCCTCGAGCTCCTCAGGGGGATGCTCGGGAGGGGTTGA